In one window of Pirellulales bacterium DNA:
- a CDS encoding alpha/beta hydrolase: protein MSLQRNASVVVVHGAWADGSSWNRITLPLESAGLNVVAAPIPLTSLSDDAAALRRVLKRINGPVLLAGHAYAGAVIAAVDDERVKGLVYVAALAPAEGETVAQIFYKEPPHALAPKLVPDDDGLIWMPDDGFSNAFAQNATKEQLALCRATQRPISVMCIQEPAPKPLWKARPTWFLIAEEDRMINPKTQRFMAERMNATILSLPVDHTPILTASDAVVKFILDAGKTCLS, encoded by the coding sequence ATGTCGTTGCAAAGAAACGCCTCGGTAGTGGTCGTCCACGGAGCATGGGCGGACGGTTCGAGTTGGAACCGCATAACTTTGCCCCTGGAGAGCGCAGGGCTGAACGTTGTGGCAGCGCCGATTCCACTCACTTCCTTGAGTGACGACGCAGCCGCGTTGCGGCGGGTGTTGAAGAGAATTAACGGACCAGTGCTTCTGGCAGGTCATGCCTATGCAGGGGCCGTCATTGCAGCGGTTGACGATGAACGGGTAAAAGGACTTGTCTATGTCGCGGCGCTGGCTCCCGCGGAAGGAGAGACCGTCGCGCAGATCTTTTACAAGGAACCGCCGCACGCTCTAGCACCAAAACTGGTTCCGGATGACGATGGCCTGATTTGGATGCCTGACGATGGATTTTCCAACGCTTTCGCGCAGAACGCGACCAAGGAACAACTTGCTCTTTGTAGAGCGACGCAGCGGCCCATTTCGGTAATGTGCATCCAAGAACCTGCGCCAAAACCACTTTGGAAAGCACGACCGACTTGGTTTTTGATTGCCGAGGAAGATCGCATGATCAATCCGAAAACTCAACGTTTTATGGCCGAGCGGATGAACGCAACTATATTGTCTCTGCCGGTGGACCATACGCCAATTCTGACGGCCTCGGATGCAGTCGTGAAATTTATTCTTGATGCCGGGAAAACATGCCTCAGCTAA